A genome region from Gambusia affinis linkage group LG24, SWU_Gaff_1.0, whole genome shotgun sequence includes the following:
- the LOC122826872 gene encoding fibroblast growth factor 14-like isoform X5 yields the protein MAAAIASGLIRQKRQAREQHAHRPTAHRRRKSPGKKQGLCNGNLVDIFSKVRIFGLKKRRLRKQEPQLKGIVTRLFCRQGFYLQMGQDGSLDGTKDDSTNSSLFNLIPVGLRVVAIQSVKTGLYIAMNGEGHLYCSELFTPECKFKESVFENYYVIYSSMLYRQKESGRAWFLGLNKEGQIMKGNRVKKTKPAAHFLPKPIEVAMYREPSLHDVGEAVPKLAGGPPSKSTTCEPVVMNGGKPVSKPSKEET from the exons ATGGCAGCTGCCATCGCCAGCGGTTTGATCCGCCAAAAGCGGCAGGCCAGGGAGCAACACGCCCACCGACCAACCGCTCACCGGCGGCGGAAAAGCCCCGGTAAGAAGCAGGGGCTGTGCAACGGCAACCTGGTCGACATCTTCTCCAAAGTCCGGATATTCGGGCTGAAGAAGAGGAGGCTAAGGAAGCAAG AACCGCAGCTGAAGGGCATAGTGACCAGGTTGTTCTGCAGGCAAGGCTTCTATCTCCAGATGGGCCAGGATGGAAGTCTGGACGGGACCAAAGATGACAGCACCAACTCCT CTCTCTTCAACCTAATTCCTGTGGGTCTGAGAGTCGTGGCCATCCAATCAGTCAAGACCGGTCTCTACATCGCCATGAACGGAGAGGGTCACCTTTACTGCTCG GAACTGTTTACACCTGAATGCAAGTTTAAAGAGTCGGTGTTTGAGAACTACTACGTGATCTACAGCTCCATGCTGTACAGACAGAAGGAGTCGGGCCGGGCGTGGTTTCTGGGCCTCAACAAAGAGGGACAGATCATGAAAGGCAACAGGGTGAAGAAGACTAAACCAGCTGCACACTTCCTGCCTAAACCCatagaag TTGCAATGTACCGTGAGCCGTCATTGCACGATGTAGGAGAGGCGGTGCCTAAACTCGCAGGGGGCCCGCCTTCTAAAAGCACAACCTGCGAGCCCGTGGTCATGAATGGCGGCAAACCAGTCAGCAAACCCAGTAAGGAGGAGACATAA
- the LOC122826872 gene encoding fibroblast growth factor 14-like isoform X4 has translation MAAAIASGLIRQKRQAREQHAHRPTAHRRRKSPGKKQGLCNGNLVDIFSKVRIFGLKKRRLRKQEPQLKGIVTRLFCRQGFYLQMGQDGSLDGTKDDSTNSSLFNLIPVGLRVVAIQSVKTGLYIAMNGEGHLYCSELFTPECKFKESVFENYYVIYSSMLYRQKESGRAWFLGLNKEGQIMKGNRVKKTKPAAHFLPKPIEVAMYREPSLHDVGEAVPKLAGGPPSKSTTCEPVVMNGGKPVSKPNEQSSSLEK, from the exons ATGGCAGCTGCCATCGCCAGCGGTTTGATCCGCCAAAAGCGGCAGGCCAGGGAGCAACACGCCCACCGACCAACCGCTCACCGGCGGCGGAAAAGCCCCGGTAAGAAGCAGGGGCTGTGCAACGGCAACCTGGTCGACATCTTCTCCAAAGTCCGGATATTCGGGCTGAAGAAGAGGAGGCTAAGGAAGCAAG AACCGCAGCTGAAGGGCATAGTGACCAGGTTGTTCTGCAGGCAAGGCTTCTATCTCCAGATGGGCCAGGATGGAAGTCTGGACGGGACCAAAGATGACAGCACCAACTCCT CTCTCTTCAACCTAATTCCTGTGGGTCTGAGAGTCGTGGCCATCCAATCAGTCAAGACCGGTCTCTACATCGCCATGAACGGAGAGGGTCACCTTTACTGCTCG GAACTGTTTACACCTGAATGCAAGTTTAAAGAGTCGGTGTTTGAGAACTACTACGTGATCTACAGCTCCATGCTGTACAGACAGAAGGAGTCGGGCCGGGCGTGGTTTCTGGGCCTCAACAAAGAGGGACAGATCATGAAAGGCAACAGGGTGAAGAAGACTAAACCAGCTGCACACTTCCTGCCTAAACCCatagaag TTGCAATGTACCGTGAGCCGTCATTGCACGATGTAGGAGAGGCGGTGCCTAAACTCGCAGGGGGCCCGCCTTCTAAAAGCACAACCTGCGAGCCCGTGGTCATGAATGGCGGCAAACCAGTCAGCAAACCCA atgagCAGAGTTCCAGCCTGGAAAAGTGA